In one Steroidobacteraceae bacterium genomic region, the following are encoded:
- the phaZ gene encoding poly(3-hydroxyalkanoate) depolymerase — MTAALHAADLRRVRGPRIEFVDIDGVSLRIAHQSGTGKQPPLLLFNGIGANLEVLFPFIAAMPDREVVAFDVPGTGGSPMSWRVRRFAGLARLASALLDRMGLRTVDVAGVSWGGALAQQFARQFPQRCRRLVLAATSPGAVMIPGRPSALLKMITPQRYLSPGYMRRAAGDIYGGEVRERPSLINRHTSRIVAPKAMGYVYQLMAGAGWTSLHWLHRLRQPTLVLAGSDDPLVPAANARILALLIPNSELHIIPGGGHLFMLYRLEQVIPLIDGFLDRN; from the coding sequence ATGACCGCCGCATTGCATGCAGCCGACCTGCGCCGCGTCCGCGGCCCGCGCATCGAATTCGTCGATATCGACGGTGTGTCGCTGCGCATCGCGCACCAGAGCGGCACGGGCAAACAGCCACCACTGCTGCTCTTCAACGGCATCGGCGCCAACCTCGAAGTGCTGTTTCCCTTCATCGCAGCCATGCCCGATCGCGAAGTCGTTGCCTTCGACGTGCCGGGGACCGGCGGCTCGCCCATGTCCTGGCGAGTGCGACGATTCGCCGGACTTGCGCGCCTGGCAAGCGCCTTGCTCGATCGCATGGGCCTGCGGACCGTGGACGTCGCCGGCGTTTCCTGGGGCGGTGCCCTCGCCCAGCAATTCGCCCGTCAATTTCCGCAACGCTGCCGCCGGCTCGTGCTCGCGGCAACCTCGCCCGGCGCGGTGATGATTCCTGGCCGACCCTCGGCGCTGTTGAAGATGATCACGCCGCAACGCTACCTCTCGCCCGGCTACATGCGCCGGGCCGCGGGCGACATTTACGGTGGCGAAGTGCGCGAGCGGCCGTCGCTGATCAATCGCCACACGAGCCGGATCGTCGCGCCGAAAGCCATGGGCTATGTCTATCAGCTCATGGCCGGCGCGGGTTGGACCAGTCTTCACTGGCTGCATCGGTTGCGCCAGCCGACACTGGTCCTGGCCGGCTCAGATGATCCGCTGGTGCCGGCGGCCAACGCCCGTATCCTCGCCCTGCTGATCCCGAACAGCGAATTGCACATCATCCCGGGAGGCGGCCACCTGTTCATGCTGTATCGCCTCGAGCAGGTCATCCCACTGATCGACGGTTTCCTCGACAGGAATTAG
- a CDS encoding alpha/beta fold hydrolase, which yields MTNPEPERQAQIENPDAEGFSHAGESSEPPELEHSAANDAAEQILGANPLIGIDRDEILDACKRLARLVAMNPRNVLEAHIGLAREWLDVLGGRSQVTPDPKDRRFSHEIWSKSGYFKRLMQAYLAWRSTMHGILDDASASEEDRERARFALSLVTEAFAPTNALIGNPGAIQRAMKTGGRSILYGLSNFVDDLLNNGGMPRQVDERKFAVGKNLATTHGAVVFRSEVFELLQYRPATEQVLTRPLIIVPPQINKFYAVDLSPGRSFAEYATQNGVQLFVISWRNPTAAQRDWNMETYLTACIQAIDVALEITGADKLNMMAACAGGFTLATLLAHLAAKRDERVASATLLVTVLDTEAPTQLGQFASRSGISAAIQRSQSRGVLEGSEMARVFSWLRPNDLVWMFVANNWVMGNRPPAFDILYWNADTTRLPAQFHADLLRMFLDNPLKKAQGGADKTEFLGTPIDMSKVKIPAYVVAGITDHITPWEACYASRTILKGPTTFVLSSSGHIQSIVNPPSNPKAKFYLNDDLTLDAPTWLARAQTRRGSWWTHWLGWIGEHGGALRPAPAQLGSTNHPASDAAPGRYVHQR from the coding sequence CATTCGGCGGCCAACGATGCGGCCGAGCAGATCCTCGGTGCGAATCCGCTGATCGGTATCGATCGCGACGAAATTCTCGATGCCTGCAAACGCCTGGCGCGGCTGGTTGCCATGAATCCGCGCAATGTGCTCGAGGCGCACATCGGGCTCGCTCGTGAGTGGCTCGACGTGCTGGGTGGGCGATCGCAGGTCACACCGGATCCGAAAGACCGGCGTTTCAGCCACGAAATCTGGTCGAAGAGCGGTTACTTCAAGCGTCTCATGCAAGCGTATCTCGCCTGGCGGAGCACGATGCATGGCATTCTCGATGATGCCAGCGCAAGCGAAGAAGACCGTGAACGAGCGCGTTTCGCGCTATCACTCGTGACCGAGGCTTTCGCGCCGACCAATGCGCTGATCGGCAATCCGGGCGCCATCCAGCGCGCCATGAAAACCGGCGGCCGCAGCATCCTCTACGGCCTGTCGAATTTCGTGGACGATTTGCTGAACAACGGCGGCATGCCGCGACAGGTCGATGAGCGAAAGTTCGCGGTCGGAAAGAACCTTGCCACCACTCACGGTGCCGTCGTGTTTCGCAGCGAGGTGTTCGAGCTCCTGCAGTACCGTCCGGCCACCGAACAGGTGTTGACACGACCGCTGATCATCGTGCCACCGCAGATCAACAAGTTCTATGCGGTGGACCTGTCGCCCGGACGCAGTTTCGCCGAATACGCGACCCAGAACGGTGTGCAGCTGTTCGTGATCAGCTGGAGAAACCCGACCGCGGCACAGCGTGACTGGAACATGGAGACTTACCTCACGGCCTGTATCCAGGCGATCGATGTCGCTCTTGAAATCACCGGCGCCGACAAGCTCAACATGATGGCCGCCTGCGCTGGCGGCTTCACGCTCGCGACCCTGCTCGCGCATCTGGCGGCCAAGCGTGATGAGCGCGTCGCGAGCGCAACGCTTCTGGTCACCGTCCTCGACACGGAAGCACCCACCCAGCTCGGCCAGTTCGCATCGCGCAGCGGTATCAGCGCCGCGATCCAGCGCAGCCAATCGCGCGGTGTACTCGAAGGCAGTGAAATGGCCCGCGTATTCTCCTGGCTGCGCCCCAATGACCTCGTATGGATGTTCGTTGCGAACAACTGGGTCATGGGGAACCGCCCGCCGGCTTTCGACATCCTCTACTGGAATGCCGATACCACGCGACTGCCGGCGCAGTTTCACGCGGATCTTCTGCGCATGTTCCTCGATAATCCTTTGAAAAAGGCGCAAGGCGGTGCCGACAAGACGGAATTCCTCGGCACGCCCATCGACATGTCGAAAGTGAAAATCCCCGCCTATGTCGTGGCCGGCATCACCGATCACATCACGCCCTGGGAGGCATGCTACGCGTCGCGAACCATACTGAAGGGCCCGACGACTTTCGTGTTGTCCTCGAGCGGCCACATACAGAGCATCGTAAATCCGCCGAGCAATCCGAAGGCAAAGTTCTATCTCAATGACGATCTCACTCTCGATGCGCCTACCTGGCTCGCGCGCGCACAAACCCGTCGCGGCAGCTGGTGGACGCATTGGCTCGGCTGGATAGGCGAGCACGGTGGCGCGCTGCGCCCGGCGCCGGCGCAGCTCGGCAGCACGAATCATCCGGCCTCCGATGCAGCACCGGGTCGTTACGTGCACCAGCGATGA